From a region of the Streptomyces sp. NBC_00193 genome:
- a CDS encoding helix-turn-helix domain-containing protein, with protein sequence MEAPPTPPVALGRLLADHELGLRHLAGPAEAELHGVHASEMADPSPYLLGGELLLTAGAGLAGVDAGPAGAGPADVRPGHGGAGHADTQSAHTERAHTERAHTERAGTDPAGTVPAGTVHADAGLAAGGLAAGGAIDAGPYIAQLVRAGVGAVGFGVTPVHKTVPGALIEACERYGLPLVEVPPGTPFTAVGRSVWRLMARARTAELRRVTEAQQSLAAAAARPDPVPAVLRRLAATLGGWAGLLPAGRPDAPSATGRETAGAGTARPAATGTGTAPTPTAGAGIIQPAATWAGAGPTPTARAGTGQPAATGTGAAPAPTAGAGTVRPAAAGTGTAPAPTGTGATPTPTAGPGIVRPGATVAEAGPVVPEGAGARREQGSRAEPGGPGTPTVYAGTVPAPGVIDALGALARRVAPGSAATATAAHDGLHLSVHALGGGRVLALATPSRAPGDHTVASVAAVLLTLLTARRPAGAEAALTRLLLGGDPAGALGPGPWYAVHARGTGDPRALAAALGTVLLDPRGDSVREDTPHTGPAPAGPPHADSVRLLTDREPGPQPGWRLGVSAPTRPEGLPGADAQARRALDRAEAARTPLARHTEPGLAGLVGAAEARAHAEALLGPLSPALRDTLRAWLAHHGSWDRSAAALGIHRNTVRQRIARAAALLSSDLDDPDTRMELWFALRHLDGPDAP encoded by the coding sequence ATGGAAGCCCCGCCCACCCCGCCGGTCGCACTCGGCCGACTGCTCGCCGACCACGAACTGGGCCTGCGCCACCTGGCCGGCCCCGCCGAGGCCGAACTGCACGGGGTCCACGCCTCCGAGATGGCCGACCCGTCCCCGTACCTGCTGGGCGGCGAACTCCTCCTGACGGCGGGGGCGGGCCTCGCGGGGGTGGACGCCGGTCCGGCGGGAGCCGGGCCCGCCGACGTCCGCCCCGGCCACGGGGGCGCGGGGCACGCGGACACCCAGAGTGCCCACACCGAGCGGGCCCACACCGAGCGGGCCCACACCGAGCGGGCCGGCACGGACCCGGCCGGGACGGTGCCGGCCGGCACCGTGCACGCGGATGCCGGGCTCGCGGCGGGCGGGCTCGCGGCGGGCGGGGCGATCGACGCCGGACCGTACATCGCGCAGCTGGTCCGGGCCGGGGTCGGAGCTGTCGGGTTCGGGGTGACCCCGGTGCACAAGACCGTGCCCGGGGCCCTGATCGAGGCCTGCGAGCGGTACGGGCTGCCCCTGGTGGAGGTGCCGCCCGGGACCCCGTTCACCGCGGTCGGCCGGAGCGTCTGGCGGCTGATGGCCCGGGCCCGGACGGCCGAGCTCCGCCGGGTGACCGAGGCCCAGCAGTCCCTGGCGGCGGCCGCCGCCCGCCCGGACCCGGTGCCGGCGGTCCTGCGCCGGCTGGCGGCGACCCTGGGCGGCTGGGCCGGCCTCCTCCCCGCCGGCCGGCCGGACGCCCCGTCGGCCACCGGGCGGGAAACCGCCGGAGCGGGCACCGCCCGGCCCGCTGCCACCGGGACAGGAACCGCACCCACGCCCACCGCCGGGGCGGGCATCATCCAACCCGCAGCCACCTGGGCAGGGGCCGGGCCCACGCCCACCGCCCGGGCGGGCACCGGCCAACCCGCAGCCACCGGAACAGGAGCCGCACCCGCACCCACCGCCGGGGCGGGCACCGTCCGGCCCGCAGCGGCCGGGACCGGAACCGCACCCGCACCCACCGGGACAGGAGCCACACCCACGCCCACCGCCGGGCCGGGCATCGTCCGGCCCGGGGCCACCGTGGCCGAGGCCGGGCCTGTCGTGCCGGAGGGTGCGGGCGCCCGCCGGGAGCAGGGCAGCAGGGCGGAGCCCGGAGGCCCCGGCACCCCCACCGTCTACGCCGGAACGGTGCCCGCTCCCGGGGTGATCGACGCACTCGGCGCGCTCGCCCGACGGGTCGCACCCGGCTCCGCGGCCACCGCGACGGCCGCGCACGACGGTCTCCACCTCAGCGTCCACGCCCTCGGCGGCGGCCGGGTCCTGGCCCTGGCGACCCCCTCACGGGCCCCCGGGGACCACACCGTCGCCTCGGTGGCGGCCGTACTGCTGACCCTGCTCACCGCCCGCCGCCCGGCCGGGGCGGAGGCCGCCCTGACCCGGCTGCTGCTCGGCGGGGATCCGGCCGGGGCGCTGGGCCCCGGGCCCTGGTACGCCGTCCACGCCCGCGGCACCGGGGACCCGCGGGCCCTGGCGGCCGCGCTGGGCACCGTACTGCTGGACCCGCGCGGGGACTCCGTACGCGAGGACACCCCGCACACGGGCCCCGCGCCCGCGGGCCCCCCGCACGCGGACTCCGTACGGCTGCTCACCGACCGCGAGCCCGGCCCACAGCCCGGGTGGCGGCTCGGGGTGAGCGCCCCGACCCGGCCCGAGGGCCTGCCCGGCGCCGACGCGCAGGCCCGGCGGGCCCTGGACCGTGCCGAAGCGGCCCGCACCCCGCTGGCCCGCCACACCGAGCCCGGCCTCGCGGGCCTGGTCGGCGCGGCCGAGGCCCGGGCCCACGCCGAGGCCCTGCTCGGCCCCCTCTCCCCCGCCCTGCGCGACACCCTGCGCGCCTGGCTGGCCCACCACGGCAGCTGGGACCGCAGCGCGGCCGCGCTCGGGATCCACCGCAACACCGTCCGCCAGCGCATCGCCCGCGCGGCCGCCCTCCTGAGCTCCGACCTGGACGATCCCGACACCCGGATGGAGCTGTGGTTCGCGCTCCGGCATCTCGACGGCCCGGACGCCCCGTAG
- the speB gene encoding agmatinase gives MSTQPRGPVDSSRIPRYAGPATFARLPRLDEVGGKADVAVVGVPFDSGVSYRPGARFGGNAIREASRLLRPYNPAQDASPFALAQVADAGDIAANPFNINEAVDTIEAAADELIGNGSRLMTLGGDHTIALPLLRSVAKKHGPVALLHFDAHLDTWDTYFGAEYTHGTPFRRAVEEGILDTEALSHVGTRGPLYGKQDLDDDAKMGFGIVTSADVYRRGADEVADQLRQRIGDRPLYISIDIDVLDPAHAPGTGTPEAGGMTSRELLEIIRGLSSCNLVSADVVEVAPAYDHAEITSVAASHTAYELTTIMSRQISAARNAG, from the coding sequence ATGAGCACGCAGCCGCGCGGCCCCGTCGACTCCTCCCGCATCCCGCGCTACGCGGGCCCGGCGACCTTCGCCCGGCTGCCCCGCCTCGACGAGGTCGGCGGCAAGGCCGACGTGGCCGTCGTCGGCGTGCCGTTCGACTCCGGAGTCTCGTACCGCCCCGGCGCGCGCTTCGGCGGCAACGCCATCCGCGAGGCCTCCCGCCTGCTGCGCCCGTACAACCCGGCGCAGGACGCCTCCCCGTTCGCCCTCGCGCAGGTCGCCGACGCCGGCGACATCGCGGCGAACCCCTTCAACATCAACGAGGCCGTCGACACGATCGAGGCCGCCGCCGACGAGCTGATCGGCAACGGCTCCCGCCTGATGACCCTCGGCGGCGACCACACCATCGCGCTCCCGCTCCTGCGCTCGGTGGCGAAGAAGCACGGCCCCGTCGCGCTGCTCCACTTCGACGCCCACCTGGACACCTGGGACACCTACTTCGGCGCCGAGTACACGCACGGCACCCCGTTCCGCCGCGCCGTCGAGGAGGGCATCCTCGACACCGAGGCCCTGTCCCACGTCGGCACGCGCGGCCCGCTGTACGGCAAGCAGGACCTGGACGACGACGCCAAGATGGGCTTCGGCATCGTCACCTCGGCCGACGTCTACCGGCGCGGCGCCGACGAGGTCGCGGACCAGCTCCGCCAGCGCATCGGCGACCGCCCGCTGTACATCTCCATCGACATCGACGTGCTGGACCCCGCGCACGCGCCCGGTACGGGCACCCCGGAGGCGGGCGGCATGACCTCCCGCGAGCTGCTGGAGATCATCCGCGGGCTTTCCTCCTGCAACCTGGTCTCGGCGGACGTCGTGGAGGTCGCCCCGGCGTACGATCACGCGGAGATCACCTCGGTCGCGGCCTCGCACACCGCGTACGAGCTGACCACGATCATGAGCCGCCAGATCTCCGCGGCACGCAACGCCGGCTAG
- a CDS encoding thiamine pyrophosphate-binding protein, which translates to MTHDHDLVLRPTEAQKAAALAPPPGRTGGDLVVETLRSLGATTVFGLPGQHALGLFDAVGRSDLRLVGLRTENNAGFAADAYGRMTGEAAPLLLSTGPGALMALPALAEAAAASAPVLAISSQVPTPGLGGGRRGHLHELRDQAASFRDVVKSVHTARTPSQIPSVIAEAWESALTAPHGPVWVEIPEDVLRAETVIPKVTGMDATPHELAPRPELTALAAHWLENAERPVIIAGGGVIRSDAAGKLKQLAERLNAPVVTTFGGKGAFPWTHPLSLQSWLEDRHMTDFLEDADVLLVVGSGLGELSSNYHTFFPEGRVVQIEADLGKLESNHAGLGIHADARLALQALLETVAERPDPQAPERVRLVLADIAARLASQDLTLEQQLLTSIRQALPPRSPSFWDMTILSYWAWSAFDPKHPNTMHSAQGAGGLGYAFPAALGAAVAEPDTPVLAVSGDGGAMYSIADLATARQHDLDVTWLIVDDGGYGILREYGCETGTTLTRPDFVALAAAFDVPATTTTPDSLREDLARALKTPGPSLLVLPATPKMFAPTHV; encoded by the coding sequence GTGACGCACGACCACGACCTGGTACTCCGCCCCACCGAAGCCCAGAAGGCGGCCGCGCTCGCGCCGCCGCCGGGGCGCACGGGCGGGGACCTGGTCGTGGAGACGCTGCGCTCGCTCGGTGCGACCACCGTCTTCGGGCTGCCCGGCCAGCACGCGCTCGGCCTCTTCGACGCCGTCGGCCGATCCGACCTGCGCCTGGTGGGCCTGCGTACGGAGAACAACGCCGGGTTCGCCGCCGACGCGTACGGCCGGATGACCGGCGAGGCGGCCCCCCTCCTGCTGTCCACGGGCCCGGGCGCGCTCATGGCGCTCCCGGCCCTGGCCGAGGCGGCGGCGGCGTCCGCGCCCGTCCTGGCGATCTCCTCACAGGTCCCGACCCCGGGCCTGGGCGGCGGCCGGCGCGGTCACCTGCACGAGCTGCGCGACCAGGCGGCCTCCTTCCGGGACGTGGTCAAGTCCGTGCACACCGCCCGGACCCCCTCCCAGATCCCGTCCGTGATCGCCGAGGCCTGGGAATCGGCGCTGACCGCCCCGCACGGGCCGGTGTGGGTGGAGATCCCGGAGGACGTGCTGCGCGCGGAAACCGTCATCCCCAAGGTCACCGGCATGGACGCGACCCCGCACGAACTGGCCCCGCGCCCGGAGCTGACCGCGCTGGCCGCGCACTGGCTGGAGAACGCGGAACGCCCGGTGATCATCGCGGGCGGCGGGGTGATCCGCTCGGACGCCGCGGGCAAGCTGAAGCAGCTCGCGGAACGCCTGAACGCCCCCGTCGTCACCACCTTCGGCGGCAAGGGCGCCTTCCCCTGGACCCACCCGCTGTCCCTCCAGTCCTGGCTGGAGGACCGCCACATGACGGACTTCCTGGAGGACGCCGACGTCCTGCTGGTGGTCGGCTCGGGCCTGGGCGAACTGTCCTCGAACTACCACACGTTCTTCCCGGAGGGCCGGGTCGTCCAGATCGAGGCGGACCTCGGCAAGCTGGAGTCCAACCACGCGGGCCTCGGCATCCACGCGGACGCCCGCCTCGCCCTGCAGGCGCTCCTCGAAACGGTCGCCGAGCGCCCCGACCCGCAGGCCCCCGAGCGCGTCCGCCTGGTCCTGGCCGACATCGCGGCCCGGCTGGCCTCCCAGGACCTGACCCTGGAGCAACAGCTCCTGACCTCGATCCGGCAGGCCCTGCCGCCGCGCTCCCCGTCGTTCTGGGACATGACGATCCTGTCCTACTGGGCCTGGTCGGCCTTCGACCCCAAGCATCCCAACACCATGCACTCGGCGCAGGGCGCGGGCGGCCTCGGCTACGCCTTCCCGGCGGCCCTCGGCGCGGCCGTGGCGGAGCCGGACACCCCGGTCCTCGCGGTTTCCGGCGACGGCGGCGCGATGTACTCGATCGCCGACCTGGCCACCGCCCGCCAGCACGACCTGGACGTCACCTGGCTGATCGTGGACGACGGCGGCTACGGCATCCTGCGCGAGTACGGCTGCGAGACGGGCACGACCCTGACCCGCCCCGACTTCGTGGCCCTGGCGGCCGCCTTCGACGTCCCGGCGACCACGACCACCCCGGACTCCCTCCGCGAGGACCTGGCCCGGGCCCTGAAGACCCCGGGTCCTTCGCTCCTGGTCCTTCCGGCCACGCCGAAGATGTTCGCCCCCACCCACGTCTGA
- a CDS encoding ABC transporter ATP-binding protein, whose amino-acid sequence MATATAETAAGSKQGWGRRLAAYTWRYKVNVLLALGSSLGGMAVMALVPLVTKVILDDVIGDQSKPMGPWALMLIGAAVLVYVLTYIRRYYGGRLALDVQHDLRTDMYDTIARLDGRRQDELSTGQVVGRATTDLQLIQGLLFMLPMTIGNFLLFGISLGIMLWLSPLLTVVALLMAPALWFIAKRSRKKLFPATWYAQSQAAAVATVVDGAVTGVRVVKGFGQEEQETGKLRDAGRRLFAGRMRGIRLNSRYTPALQAVPALGQVAMLALGGWMATKGQVTLGTFVAFSTYLAQLVGPVRMLAMVLTVGQQARAGVERVFELIDTEPVIREGTKELPADAPATVEFDDVRFGYDPERPVLDGFGLSIAEGETVALVGSSGSGKSTVSLLLPRFYDADRGAVRVGGHDVRELTYDSLRDAIGLVPEDSFLFSDTIRANIAYGHPGATEDQILAAARAAQAEGFIEALPAGYDTKVGEQGLTLSGGQRQRIALARAILTDPRLLLLDDATSAVDARVEHEIHEALRAVMAGRTTLLIAHRRSTLALADRIAVLDHGRLSDVGTHEELERRSALYRRLLTDPDALGAGSPRTPEAPLMEEFERDIERDIELEAEIDSEPVNAKRRVAGGITPELWQRQEEADDKTIAPAGMSATPELLAQVAALPPADDTPDVDETRAASAEDSYNLGRLLRGFWAPLAISLGLVALDAGSGLLLPILIRHGIDQGVEAAALGAVWAASLLALGVVLAQWAAQFAETRMTGRTGERVLYALRVKIFAQLQRLGLDYYERELTGKIMTRMTTDVDALSSFLQTGLVTAVVSVLTFFGILVALLVLDVELALIVFATLPLLIVGTFFFRRKSVAAYELARDRVGLVNADLQESVAGLRIVQAFRRQRSGAVRFAERSDSYREARVRGQWLISVYFPFVQLLSSGAAAAVLIVGAGRVEAGTLTTGALVAYLLYIDLFFAPVQQLSQVFDGYQQATVSLGRIQGLLREPTSTPRPADPRPVPELRGEIAFEGVHFSYGTAEERGAKEPALTGISLRIPAGQTVAFVGETGAGKSTLVKMVARFYDPTSGRVTADGVDLRELDLTGYRHRLGVVPQEPYLFPGTVRDAIAYGRPEASDAQVEAAARAVGAHAMIATLDGGYLHTVTERGRNLSAGQRQLIALARAELVDPDVLLLDEATAALDLATEALVNQATDRLAGKRTTLVVAHRLTTAARADRVVVMDRGRVAEDGTHAELLARGGRYAELWRTFAGEDEPAAAA is encoded by the coding sequence GTGGCTACGGCGACGGCGGAAACGGCGGCTGGAAGCAAACAGGGGTGGGGGAGGCGGCTCGCCGCCTACACCTGGCGGTACAAGGTCAACGTGCTGCTGGCCCTCGGGTCCTCGCTCGGCGGCATGGCCGTCATGGCGCTCGTACCGCTCGTCACCAAGGTGATCCTCGACGACGTCATCGGAGACCAGAGCAAGCCCATGGGGCCCTGGGCCCTGATGCTCATAGGCGCCGCGGTCCTCGTCTACGTGCTGACCTACATCCGCAGGTACTACGGCGGCCGGCTCGCGCTCGACGTGCAGCACGACCTGCGCACCGACATGTACGACACCATCGCCCGGCTCGACGGCCGCCGCCAGGACGAGCTGTCCACCGGGCAGGTCGTCGGCCGGGCGACCACCGACCTCCAGCTGATCCAAGGGCTGCTCTTCATGCTGCCCATGACCATCGGCAACTTCCTGCTCTTCGGGATATCCCTCGGGATCATGCTGTGGCTCTCGCCGCTGCTGACCGTCGTCGCGCTGCTGATGGCCCCCGCCCTCTGGTTCATAGCCAAGCGCAGCCGCAAGAAGCTCTTCCCCGCCACCTGGTACGCCCAGAGCCAGGCCGCCGCCGTCGCCACCGTCGTCGACGGGGCCGTCACCGGCGTCCGTGTCGTCAAGGGCTTCGGCCAGGAGGAGCAGGAGACCGGCAAGCTCCGCGACGCCGGCCGCCGGCTGTTCGCCGGACGGATGCGCGGCATCCGGCTGAACTCCCGCTACACCCCCGCCCTGCAGGCCGTACCGGCCCTCGGCCAGGTCGCCATGCTGGCCCTCGGCGGCTGGATGGCCACCAAGGGGCAGGTCACCCTCGGTACCTTCGTCGCCTTCTCCACCTACCTCGCCCAGCTCGTCGGCCCCGTCCGCATGCTCGCCATGGTGCTCACCGTCGGCCAGCAGGCCCGCGCCGGCGTGGAGCGGGTCTTCGAGCTCATCGACACCGAGCCGGTGATCCGGGAGGGGACGAAGGAGCTCCCCGCGGACGCGCCCGCCACCGTCGAGTTCGACGACGTGCGGTTCGGGTACGACCCCGAGCGGCCCGTGCTCGACGGGTTCGGACTGTCGATCGCCGAAGGGGAGACCGTCGCCCTCGTCGGGTCCTCGGGCAGCGGGAAGTCCACCGTCTCGCTGCTGCTGCCCCGCTTCTACGACGCCGACCGCGGCGCCGTCCGGGTCGGCGGCCACGACGTGCGCGAGCTGACCTACGACTCCCTGCGCGACGCCATCGGACTGGTCCCCGAGGACTCCTTCCTCTTCTCCGACACCATCCGCGCCAACATCGCCTACGGTCACCCCGGCGCCACCGAGGACCAGATCCTGGCCGCCGCCCGCGCCGCCCAGGCCGAAGGGTTCATCGAGGCCCTCCCCGCCGGGTACGACACCAAGGTCGGCGAGCAGGGCCTGACCCTCTCCGGCGGCCAGCGCCAGCGCATCGCGCTCGCCCGCGCCATCCTCACCGACCCCCGCCTGCTGCTCCTCGACGACGCCACCTCGGCCGTCGACGCCCGGGTCGAGCACGAGATCCACGAGGCGCTGCGCGCCGTCATGGCCGGCCGCACCACCCTGCTCATCGCGCACCGCCGCTCCACGCTCGCGCTCGCCGACCGGATCGCCGTACTGGACCACGGGCGGCTCTCCGACGTCGGTACGCACGAGGAGCTGGAGCGCCGCTCCGCCCTGTACCGGCGGCTGCTCACCGACCCGGACGCGCTGGGCGCGGGCTCCCCGCGGACGCCCGAGGCGCCCTTGATGGAGGAGTTCGAGCGCGACATCGAGCGGGACATCGAGCTCGAAGCCGAGATCGACTCCGAGCCGGTCAACGCCAAGCGCCGGGTGGCCGGCGGGATCACCCCCGAGCTCTGGCAGCGCCAGGAGGAGGCGGACGACAAGACCATCGCCCCCGCGGGGATGTCCGCCACGCCCGAACTGCTCGCGCAGGTGGCCGCGCTGCCGCCCGCCGACGACACCCCCGACGTGGACGAGACCCGCGCCGCGTCCGCCGAGGACAGCTACAACCTGGGCCGGCTGCTGCGCGGCTTCTGGGCCCCGCTCGCGATATCCCTCGGCCTCGTCGCCCTCGACGCCGGCTCCGGGCTGCTCCTGCCCATCCTGATCCGGCACGGCATCGACCAGGGCGTCGAGGCGGCCGCGCTCGGCGCCGTCTGGGCGGCGTCCCTCCTCGCGCTCGGCGTGGTCCTGGCCCAGTGGGCCGCGCAGTTCGCCGAGACCCGGATGACGGGCCGCACCGGCGAGCGCGTGCTCTACGCCCTGCGCGTCAAGATCTTCGCCCAGCTCCAGCGCCTCGGCCTCGACTACTACGAGCGCGAGCTGACCGGCAAGATCATGACCCGGATGACCACTGACGTGGACGCCCTGTCCAGCTTCCTGCAGACCGGGCTCGTCACCGCCGTCGTCTCCGTCCTCACCTTCTTCGGCATCCTGGTCGCCCTCCTCGTCCTGGACGTGGAGCTGGCTCTGATCGTCTTCGCCACGCTGCCCCTGCTGATCGTCGGCACCTTCTTCTTCCGCCGGAAGTCCGTGGCCGCCTACGAGCTCGCCCGCGACCGGGTCGGACTGGTCAACGCCGACCTCCAGGAGTCCGTGGCCGGACTGCGCATCGTCCAGGCCTTCCGCCGCCAGCGCTCCGGCGCCGTCCGGTTCGCCGAGCGCAGCGACTCGTACCGCGAGGCCCGGGTCCGCGGCCAGTGGCTGATCTCGGTCTACTTCCCCTTCGTGCAACTGCTGTCCTCCGGGGCCGCGGCCGCCGTGCTGATCGTCGGCGCGGGCCGGGTGGAGGCCGGCACGCTCACCACGGGCGCGCTGGTCGCGTACCTGCTCTACATCGACCTGTTCTTCGCCCCCGTCCAGCAGCTCTCGCAGGTCTTCGACGGCTACCAGCAGGCCACCGTCTCCCTCGGCCGCATCCAGGGCCTGCTGCGCGAGCCCACCAGCACCCCCCGCCCGGCCGACCCCCGGCCGGTCCCCGAGCTGCGCGGCGAGATCGCCTTCGAAGGCGTCCACTTCTCGTACGGCACGGCCGAGGAGCGCGGGGCGAAGGAACCGGCGCTCACCGGGATCAGCCTGCGCATCCCCGCCGGGCAGACCGTCGCCTTCGTCGGCGAGACCGGAGCCGGCAAGTCCACGCTGGTCAAGATGGTGGCCCGGTTCTACGATCCGACCTCCGGCCGGGTCACCGCCGACGGGGTGGACCTGCGCGAGCTGGACCTGACGGGCTACCGCCACCGCCTCGGCGTCGTCCCCCAGGAGCCGTACCTCTTCCCGGGAACGGTCCGCGACGCCATCGCCTACGGGCGGCCCGAGGCCAGCGACGCCCAGGTGGAGGCCGCCGCCCGCGCGGTCGGCGCCCACGCCATGATCGCCACCCTGGACGGCGGCTACCTGCACACCGTCACCGAGCGCGGCCGCAACCTCTCGGCCGGCCAGCGCCAGCTGATCGCGCTGGCCCGCGCCGAGCTCGTCGACCCCGACGTGCTGCTGCTCGACGAGGCCACCGCCGCCCTCGACCTGGCCACCGAGGCCCTGGTCAACCAGGCCACCGACCGGCTCGCGGGCAAGCGCACCACCCTGGTCGTGGCACACCGGCTGACCACCGCCGCGCGCGCCGACCGGGTCGTGGTCATGGACCGCGGCCGGGTCGCGGAGGACGGCACCCACGCCGAGCTGCTGGCCCGCGGCGGCCGGTACGCCGAGCTGTGGCGCACCTTCGCGGGCGAGGACGAGCCGGCCGCAGCGGCGTAG
- a CDS encoding EF-hand domain-containing protein has product MTNDLLDRKLDRAFAHLDVNEDQVIDEHDIIGLGSRLLSALGEPATSPKATQVMGGLVDFWQELFTELDMDRDGKVTPAEYKQGMTRLFQDDRAAYDKSFRPMAHAMLLVVDKDDDGRISPEEFQKAQTAFDTKLSREDTDALFARIDADHDGFLSVDELLGAVREYYTGTEEDAPGNLLFGEL; this is encoded by the coding sequence ATGACGAACGACCTGCTCGACCGCAAGCTGGACCGCGCCTTCGCCCACCTCGACGTCAACGAGGACCAGGTGATCGACGAGCACGACATCATCGGGCTCGGTTCCCGCCTGCTGTCGGCCCTCGGCGAGCCGGCCACCTCCCCCAAGGCGACCCAGGTGATGGGCGGGCTGGTCGACTTCTGGCAGGAGCTCTTCACCGAGCTCGACATGGACCGGGACGGGAAGGTCACGCCGGCGGAGTACAAGCAGGGCATGACGCGCCTCTTCCAGGACGACCGCGCGGCCTACGACAAGTCGTTCCGGCCGATGGCGCACGCGATGCTGCTGGTCGTCGACAAGGACGACGACGGGCGGATCAGCCCCGAGGAGTTCCAGAAGGCCCAGACGGCCTTCGACACGAAGCTGAGCCGCGAGGACACGGACGCCCTCTTCGCCCGGATCGACGCGGACCACGACGGGTTCCTGTCCGTGGACGAGCTCCTCGGCGCGGTGCGGGAGTACTACACCGGCACCGAGGAGGACGCCCCGGGCAACCTGCTCTTCGGCGAGCTCTAG
- a CDS encoding aldehyde dehydrogenase: MHSYEVWVNGVEEPGTRWVYWPRVGQLLREPFEVLGLKARLERGEDLPYDDRLLAGRVALSAPEQGLRALTAARAAQPGWAAVPLADRLELLHGIHRAVVERREELTGLLVAEGHPVRLAAWELDSVAASFHPDSVADFAARLREPERTSAGRRTRMVRKPDGVVCLSPPRNAPTSNSFYGALALAAGNSLVVNAPPTAPLGVSFVYRELVAPLLERLGAPPGTLNVVCTHARAVVRQWLDSPDCDDLVFFGGSEQGLKLERECVAAGKKPVLELSGNDGVLVWRDAEVDLAARALCERYYGSGQICMTPKFAIVHPEVADRLLKELMEQVREIRPGPPEDPRTVLSPVVKRAEFTEFVGEVLAAGGELLCGGEFVDVDDEPSAAGPFIRPAVVRVDGLAAAARLRAFREETFFPLLCVVVPEAPARLEEAIGFLNANPYGLRNSLWTQDERVVERFCEEVVNGGMLKVNDSHIGCLPAIPYNGGTGATGGIFGEANLPAVRTTHLQSIAVATLVRPRESVFDHTAACEGEPTGPAACMG; this comes from the coding sequence ATGCACTCTTACGAGGTATGGGTCAACGGCGTCGAGGAACCCGGCACCCGATGGGTCTACTGGCCGCGGGTGGGTCAACTCCTGCGCGAGCCGTTCGAGGTGCTCGGGCTCAAGGCCCGGCTGGAGCGCGGTGAGGACCTGCCGTACGACGACCGGCTGCTGGCCGGCCGCGTGGCCCTGTCCGCACCCGAGCAGGGTCTGCGCGCCCTGACCGCCGCCCGCGCCGCCCAGCCGGGATGGGCGGCGGTCCCGCTCGCCGACCGGCTGGAACTGCTGCACGGCATCCACCGGGCCGTCGTCGAGCGGCGCGAGGAGCTGACCGGGCTGCTGGTCGCCGAAGGCCACCCCGTACGGCTGGCGGCCTGGGAGCTGGACTCCGTGGCCGCCTCCTTCCACCCCGACTCCGTGGCCGACTTCGCCGCGCGGCTGCGGGAGCCCGAGCGCACCTCGGCCGGCCGCCGGACCCGCATGGTGCGCAAGCCGGATGGGGTGGTGTGCCTGAGCCCGCCGCGCAACGCCCCGACCTCCAACTCCTTCTACGGGGCGCTGGCGCTCGCCGCCGGCAACAGCCTGGTCGTCAACGCGCCGCCCACCGCCCCGCTGGGCGTCAGCTTCGTCTACCGGGAGCTCGTGGCCCCGCTCCTGGAACGGCTCGGCGCCCCGCCCGGCACCCTGAACGTGGTCTGCACGCACGCCCGCGCCGTGGTGCGCCAGTGGCTGGACAGCCCCGACTGCGACGACCTCGTCTTCTTCGGCGGCTCCGAGCAGGGCCTCAAGCTGGAGCGGGAGTGTGTTGCCGCCGGGAAGAAGCCCGTACTCGAACTGTCGGGCAACGACGGGGTGCTGGTGTGGCGCGACGCCGAGGTCGATCTCGCCGCGCGGGCCCTGTGCGAGCGGTACTACGGCTCCGGGCAGATCTGCATGACCCCGAAGTTCGCCATCGTCCATCCGGAGGTGGCCGACCGGCTGCTGAAGGAGCTGATGGAGCAGGTGCGGGAGATCCGGCCCGGGCCGCCGGAGGATCCGCGCACGGTGCTGAGCCCGGTGGTCAAGCGGGCGGAGTTCACCGAGTTCGTCGGCGAGGTGCTGGCCGCCGGCGGGGAGCTTTTGTGCGGCGGCGAGTTCGTCGACGTGGACGACGAGCCCTCGGCGGCGGGACCGTTCATCCGCCCGGCGGTCGTCCGGGTGGACGGACTGGCCGCGGCCGCCCGGCTGCGCGCCTTCCGCGAGGAGACCTTCTTCCCGCTGCTGTGCGTGGTCGTGCCCGAGGCGCCGGCCCGGCTGGAGGAGGCGATCGGCTTCCTCAACGCCAACCCCTACGGTCTGCGCAACTCCCTGTGGACCCAGGACGAGCGGGTCGTCGAGCGGTTCTGCGAGGAGGTGGTCAACGGCGGCATGCTGAAGGTCAACGACTCGCACATCGGCTGCCTGCCCGCGATCCCGTACAACGGCGGCACGGGAGCCACGGGCGGGATCTTCGGCGAGGCCAACCTGCCCGCCGTCCGCACCACCCACCTCCAGTCGATCGCCGTCGCCACCCTGGTCAGGCCGCGGGAGTCGGTCTTCGACCACACGGCGGCCTGCGAGGGCGAACCGACGGGTCCGGCGGCTTGCATGGGCTGA